One window of the Halorussus sp. MSC15.2 genome contains the following:
- a CDS encoding Mrp/NBP35 family ATP-binding protein has protein sequence MDESEVRDLLREVEDPDLRDDIVSLGLVNDVSVDDDTVTVSLALGAPYSPNETQIANRVREVLSDHGVEVELSARVDEDVSADEQVLPNVKNIIAVASGKGGVGKSTVAVNIAAGLSQLGARVGLFDADVYGPNVPRMVDADEVPKATEDETMIPPEQFGVKLMSMAFLVGEDDPVIWRGPMVHKVLTQLWEDVEWGHLDYMVVDLPPGTGDAQLTLLQSVPVTGAVIVTTPQEVAIDDARKGLRMFGKHDTNVLGIAENMSTFRCPDCGSEHDIFGRGGGAKFAEENDMPFLGSIPIDPSVRTGGDEGKPIVLDEDSETGDAFRVLTENVANNVGVIRRRQQR, from the coding sequence ATGGACGAATCAGAGGTACGTGACTTGCTGCGAGAGGTCGAAGACCCCGACCTCCGGGACGACATCGTCTCGCTGGGTCTCGTCAACGACGTGTCGGTCGACGACGACACCGTCACTGTATCGCTGGCGCTGGGTGCACCGTACTCGCCTAACGAAACCCAAATCGCCAACCGCGTCAGAGAAGTCCTCTCGGACCACGGCGTCGAGGTCGAACTCTCGGCCCGCGTTGACGAGGACGTCTCCGCGGATGAGCAGGTTCTACCGAACGTCAAGAACATCATCGCGGTCGCCTCCGGGAAAGGCGGCGTCGGCAAATCGACCGTCGCGGTCAACATCGCGGCGGGTCTCTCGCAACTCGGCGCGCGCGTCGGACTGTTCGACGCCGACGTGTACGGCCCGAACGTCCCCCGGATGGTGGACGCCGACGAGGTACCGAAGGCCACCGAAGACGAGACCATGATTCCGCCCGAGCAGTTCGGCGTGAAACTCATGAGCATGGCGTTCCTCGTCGGCGAGGACGACCCCGTCATCTGGCGCGGTCCGATGGTCCACAAGGTCCTCACCCAACTCTGGGAGGACGTGGAGTGGGGCCACCTCGACTACATGGTCGTGGACCTCCCGCCGGGGACCGGCGACGCCCAGCTCACGCTCCTCCAGAGCGTCCCGGTCACCGGCGCGGTCATCGTGACGACGCCTCAAGAAGTCGCCATCGACGACGCTCGCAAAGGTCTCCGGATGTTCGGCAAGCACGACACCAACGTCCTCGGCATCGCCGAGAACATGTCCACGTTCCGGTGCCCCGACTGCGGGTCCGAACACGACATCTTCGGTCGGGGCGGCGGTGCGAAGTTCGCCGAGGAGAACGACATGCCGTTCCTCGGGTCCATCCCCATCGACCCGTCGGTTCGGACCGGCGGGGACGAGGGCAAACCCATCGTGTTGGACGAGGACAGCGAGACCGGCGACGCCTTCCGCGTGCTGACCGAGAACGTCGCCAACAACGTCGGCGTTATCAGGCGACGCCAACAACGCTGA
- the moaA gene encoding GTP 3',8-cyclase MoaA translates to MLEDDFGREVSGVRVSLTDRCNFDCVYCHNEGLGDTRGPMDAQDDEMTADEVVRFLEVASEFDVGKVKFTGGEPMLRQDLEEIIRRTPDEMEVSLTTNGTFLPGRAPDLVEAGLERVNVSQDALDPEAFAEVTQSGAYDKVIEGVHAAVDAGLDPVKLNMVVFEHTAGYVEEMVEHVAENDGLQLQLIQYMPELTGKPEWNIDIQRVHDWLGDIADEVETREMHNRRRYWVGGTASDGGMVEIVDPVENPQFCANCHRVRVTHEGYLKGCLNRNDDLRSMGEMTKDEIRDTFRETVANRVPYYGEYMVRGDDDEWEINDEYVGNAEA, encoded by the coding sequence ATGTTGGAGGACGATTTCGGGCGTGAGGTCTCGGGCGTTCGGGTCTCGCTCACCGACCGGTGTAACTTCGACTGCGTCTACTGCCACAACGAGGGATTAGGCGACACGCGCGGTCCGATGGACGCCCAAGACGACGAGATGACCGCCGACGAAGTCGTCCGATTCCTCGAGGTCGCCAGCGAGTTCGACGTGGGGAAGGTCAAGTTCACCGGCGGCGAACCGATGCTGCGGCAGGACCTCGAAGAGATTATCCGACGAACGCCCGACGAAATGGAGGTCTCGCTCACGACCAACGGGACGTTCCTCCCCGGTCGCGCGCCCGACCTCGTGGAGGCCGGGTTAGAACGTGTGAACGTCTCCCAGGACGCGCTCGACCCCGAGGCGTTCGCGGAGGTCACGCAGAGCGGAGCCTACGACAAGGTCATCGAAGGAGTCCACGCCGCGGTGGACGCCGGACTCGACCCGGTCAAACTGAACATGGTCGTGTTCGAGCACACGGCGGGCTACGTCGAAGAGATGGTCGAACACGTCGCCGAGAACGACGGTCTCCAACTGCAACTCATCCAGTACATGCCGGAACTCACCGGGAAGCCCGAGTGGAACATCGACATCCAGCGTGTCCACGACTGGCTCGGCGATATCGCCGACGAAGTGGAGACCCGCGAGATGCACAACCGCCGCCGGTACTGGGTGGGCGGAACCGCGTCCGACGGTGGCATGGTCGAAATCGTAGACCCCGTCGAGAACCCGCAGTTCTGTGCGAACTGCCATCGGGTGCGCGTCACGCACGAAGGATATCTAAAAGGGTGTCTGAATCGCAACGACGACCTCCGCTCGATGGGCGAGATGACCAAAGACGAGATACGGGACACGTTCCGCGAAACCGTGGCCAACCGCGTGCCGTACTACGGCGAGTACATGGTGCGGGGCGACGACGACGAGTGGGAAATCAACGACGAGTACGTCGGTAACGCCGAGGCTTGA
- a CDS encoding 30S ribosomal protein S13: MSTEEPQEEDEDLQYFVRIGQTDLDGTKSVERSLSELNGIGRRAARIIADETGVDRTATFGRLDDDVIERVVEAVENFGDEVPEWLANHRNEYFSGETTHQTGNDLNMTRRQDINRMKMIDSYKGVRHKRGQKVRGQRTRSTGRTEGTIGVNVEEIKEEQAAEEAAEEEGGEE; encoded by the coding sequence ATGAGCACGGAAGAACCACAGGAGGAAGACGAGGACCTCCAGTACTTCGTCCGCATCGGGCAAACGGACCTCGATGGGACGAAGTCGGTCGAACGGTCCCTGAGCGAACTGAACGGGATCGGTCGCCGAGCGGCGCGGATTATCGCCGACGAAACCGGCGTAGACCGCACGGCGACGTTCGGCCGTCTCGACGACGACGTAATCGAACGCGTCGTCGAGGCCGTCGAGAACTTCGGCGACGAGGTCCCTGAATGGCTCGCGAACCACCGAAACGAGTACTTCTCCGGCGAGACGACCCACCAGACGGGCAACGACCTGAACATGACCCGTCGGCAGGACATCAACCGGATGAAGATGATCGACTCGTACAAGGGCGTCCGCCACAAGCGCGGCCAGAAGGTCCGCGGTCAGCGGACCCGCTCGACGGGCCGTACCGAAGGCACCATCGGCGTCAACGTCGAGGAGATTAAAGAAGAGCAGGCGGCCGAAGAGGCCGCCGAAGAAGAGGGTGGTGAGGAATAA
- a CDS encoding 30S ribosomal protein S4 encodes MALGENTKFYETPNHPFQGERISEERSLVDRYGLQNKQELWRAQSQLRGYRREARNVLAQQAQGEDEVTGGEEFVAHLQRIGVLDDGDELDDVLLLDVTDVLERRLQTVAYRKGLGNTPNQARQFVVHGHVTVDGQRVQAPSYKVEVDEEATVAFDENSPLADELHPERAEGNE; translated from the coding sequence ATGGCGCTCGGCGAGAACACCAAGTTCTACGAGACGCCCAACCATCCGTTCCAGGGCGAACGTATCTCCGAGGAGCGCAGCCTCGTGGACCGCTACGGCCTGCAGAACAAGCAGGAACTCTGGCGCGCCCAGAGCCAACTTCGCGGCTACCGCCGTGAAGCCCGGAACGTCCTCGCGCAGCAAGCGCAGGGTGAGGACGAGGTCACGGGTGGCGAGGAGTTCGTCGCCCACCTCCAGCGAATCGGCGTCCTCGACGACGGCGACGAACTGGACGACGTGCTGCTGCTCGACGTGACCGACGTGCTGGAGCGCCGTCTCCAGACCGTCGCCTACCGGAAGGGTCTGGGCAACACGCCGAATCAGGCGCGACAGTTCGTCGTCCACGGACACGTTACCGTGGACGGCCAGCGCGTGCAGGCTCCCTCGTACAAGGTCGAAGTGGACGAGGAAGCGACCGTCGCGTTCGACGAGAACAGTCCCCTCGCGGACGAACTGCACCCCGAACGAGCGGAGGGTAACGAATGA
- a CDS encoding 30S ribosomal protein S11, with protein sequence MSANDDEKWGVAHVHASFNNTIITVTDLTGAETIAKSSGGTVVKQNRDESSPYAAMQMAETVAEEVKAAGIDGVHVNVRGPGGNLQQNPGPGAQATIRALARAGLEIGRIEDVTPIPHDGTRAPKGKSGF encoded by the coding sequence ATGAGCGCAAACGACGACGAAAAATGGGGCGTAGCCCACGTTCACGCATCGTTCAACAACACCATCATCACGGTCACTGACCTGACCGGTGCGGAGACCATCGCCAAGTCCAGCGGCGGGACGGTCGTCAAGCAGAACCGCGACGAGTCCTCGCCGTACGCCGCGATGCAGATGGCCGAGACGGTCGCCGAGGAGGTCAAGGCCGCGGGCATCGACGGCGTTCACGTCAACGTTCGCGGTCCCGGCGGCAATCTCCAGCAGAACCCCGGCCCGGGTGCGCAGGCGACTATCCGCGCCCTCGCACGTGCTGGACTCGAAATCGGTCGCATCGAGGACGTGACCCCCATCCCGCACGACGGTACCCGCGCCCCCAAGGGCAAGAGTGGATTCTAA
- a CDS encoding DNA-directed RNA polymerase subunit D codes for MTGEYEVEFVERGDRKARFLVRGVTPAFANGIRRAIVADVPTLSIETVRMVENSSVMFDEQIGLRLGLVPLSTPLGEFEEGDTVTLSLDVSGPSTAYSGDLVSSDEMVQPADDNVPIIDLKDDQRLELEADAVLSTGKDHAKHQGGVAVGYRHLQRVEVAGDRDEYDEEETNILRGVIEDDGELIPTEEFDHDLTNRYPGKEVEVHDVPNAFVFHVETDGSLSIDDLVTAAAASIGERADELEEAVQL; via the coding sequence ATGACAGGAGAGTACGAGGTCGAGTTCGTCGAACGCGGGGACCGAAAGGCTCGGTTCCTCGTTCGAGGCGTGACCCCGGCGTTCGCCAACGGGATTCGTCGGGCCATCGTCGCCGACGTGCCGACCCTCTCCATCGAGACGGTTCGGATGGTGGAGAACTCGTCGGTGATGTTCGACGAGCAGATTGGTCTGCGACTCGGTCTCGTCCCTCTCAGTACGCCGCTCGGCGAGTTCGAGGAGGGCGACACCGTTACGCTCAGTCTCGACGTGTCGGGACCGAGTACCGCCTACTCGGGCGACCTCGTGAGTTCCGACGAGATGGTCCAACCGGCGGACGACAACGTTCCCATCATCGACCTCAAAGACGACCAGCGGCTCGAACTCGAAGCCGACGCCGTCCTCTCGACGGGGAAGGACCACGCCAAACATCAGGGCGGCGTGGCCGTCGGCTACCGACACCTCCAGCGCGTGGAGGTCGCCGGCGACCGAGACGAGTACGACGAGGAGGAGACGAACATCCTCCGCGGCGTCATCGAGGACGACGGCGAACTGATTCCGACCGAGGAGTTCGACCACGACCTCACGAACCGCTACCCCGGTAAGGAGGTCGAGGTCCACGACGTGCCGAACGCATTCGTGTTCCACGTCGAGACCGACGGGTCGCTGTCAATCGACGACCTCGTGACGGCGGCCGCCGCCTCGATTGGCGAGCGCGCGGACGAACTCGAAGAAGCTGTACAGCTATAG
- a CDS encoding 50S ribosomal protein L18e translates to MSKTNPRLTSLIADLKSVSRDSDADVWSTVADRLEKPRSTHAEVNLGRIERYAEEDETVIVPGKVLGSGVLQKTVTVAAVDFSSSAETKIQQADGEALELEQAIEQNPDGSNVRVIR, encoded by the coding sequence ATGAGCAAGACGAATCCGAGGCTCACCAGTCTCATCGCTGACCTGAAGTCGGTGTCCCGCGATTCGGACGCCGATGTGTGGAGTACTGTCGCGGACCGCCTCGAGAAGCCACGGAGTACGCACGCGGAAGTCAACCTCGGTCGCATCGAGCGATATGCCGAGGAAGACGAGACCGTCATCGTACCCGGTAAGGTTCTCGGTAGTGGGGTCCTGCAGAAGACGGTAACCGTCGCCGCAGTGGACTTCTCGTCCAGCGCGGAGACCAAGATTCAGCAAGCGGACGGTGAGGCTCTCGAACTCGAACAGGCTATCGAACAGAATCCAGACGGCTCGAACGTGCGGGTGATTCGATGA
- a CDS encoding 50S ribosomal protein L13: MSLAEFDADVVVDARDCILGRVASQVAQRALDGERVAVVNAEDAVITGSEDDVMETYETRAELGSDSGPYYPKRPDMIFKRAIRGMVPYKEDRGREAFENIRVYVGNPFDEDGDVLDGTSLDRLSNIRFVQLGDVSENLGANVTW, encoded by the coding sequence ATGAGTCTCGCAGAATTCGACGCAGACGTAGTGGTCGACGCGCGCGACTGTATCCTCGGTCGCGTGGCGAGCCAAGTTGCACAGCGTGCGCTCGACGGCGAACGCGTCGCGGTGGTCAACGCCGAAGACGCGGTCATCACCGGAAGCGAAGACGACGTGATGGAGACCTACGAGACGCGCGCCGAACTGGGGTCGGACAGCGGTCCGTACTACCCCAAGCGCCCCGACATGATTTTCAAGCGCGCCATCCGCGGGATGGTCCCGTACAAAGAGGACCGCGGCCGCGAGGCGTTCGAGAACATCCGAGTCTACGTCGGCAACCCGTTCGACGAGGACGGCGACGTCCTCGACGGCACGTCGCTGGACCGGCTATCGAACATTCGCTTCGTCCAACTGGGCGACGTCAGTGAAAATCTGGGTGCTAACGTCACATGGTAA
- a CDS encoding 30S ribosomal protein S9 yields MLTSHGNQHERKEEDGHRPRHGHGRRGPRANQLPARRAVEPETAQLKMLEPFRIAGDEARDDVDVEVDVQGGGISGQADAVRTAIARGLVQYTNDAELRDAFIEFDRSLLVNDSRRSEPKKWGGPGARARYQKSYR; encoded by the coding sequence GTGCTAACGTCACATGGTAACCAACACGAGCGGAAAGAAGAAGACGGCCATCGCCCGCGCCACGGTCACGGACGGCGAGGGCCGCGTGCGAATCAACTCCCAGCCCGTCGAGCTGTCGAACCGGAGACGGCACAGCTGAAGATGCTGGAGCCGTTCCGCATCGCGGGCGACGAGGCTCGCGATGACGTGGACGTGGAAGTCGACGTGCAGGGCGGCGGCATCAGCGGACAGGCCGACGCGGTCCGCACCGCCATCGCCCGCGGACTCGTCCAGTACACCAACGACGCCGAGCTTCGGGACGCGTTCATCGAGTTCGACCGGTCGCTGCTGGTCAACGACTCGCGGCGTTCCGAACCCAAGAAGTGGGGCGGTCCCGGCGCTCGCGCCCGCTACCAGAAGTCCTACCGTTGA
- a CDS encoding DNA-directed RNA polymerase subunit N — MMVPVRCFTCGMVVGEYWEEFKARSATKEGDEDPEKVLDELGVERQCCRRMLVSHKDLVDIVAPYQ, encoded by the coding sequence ATGATGGTACCAGTCCGCTGTTTCACGTGCGGCATGGTCGTCGGGGAGTACTGGGAAGAGTTCAAAGCACGGTCGGCGACGAAAGAGGGCGACGAGGACCCGGAGAAGGTCCTCGACGAACTCGGCGTCGAACGGCAGTGCTGTCGCCGGATGCTCGTCTCGCACAAGGACCTCGTCGATATCGTCGCTCCCTACCAGTAA
- a CDS encoding DNA-directed RNA polymerase subunit K — protein MARQRYSRYEKARIIGARALQVSYGAPVLTDTDRTEPILIAADEYDAGVLPFTVRRGEK, from the coding sequence ATGGCTCGACAACGCTACTCCCGATACGAGAAGGCTCGAATTATCGGGGCACGCGCCTTGCAGGTGTCGTACGGCGCACCCGTGCTGACCGACACCGACCGGACCGAGCCGATACTCATCGCGGCCGACGAGTACGACGCTGGCGTCCTGCCGTTCACGGTGCGCCGAGGTGAGAAATGA
- the rpsB gene encoding 30S ribosomal protein S2 — protein MSENESEQVDDEGLDAAESEIDSEPEGAGGAEPAEQPDEDVAAQADDEQATEDVEDEGPNLDENVMDNQEEADLLIPVEDYLGAGVHIGTQQKTQDMERFIHRVRTDGLYVLDVSQTDQRIRTAADFLANYNPEQILVTSSRQYGRFPAEKFAEAVGARARTGRFIPGTLTNPKYEGYIEPDVLVVTDPIGDAQAVKEAITVGIPVIAMCDSNNNTSNVDLVVPTNNKGRKALSVVYWLLANETLDRRGAEPTYGLDDFESEI, from the coding sequence ATGAGCGAGAACGAATCCGAACAGGTAGACGACGAAGGACTCGACGCCGCGGAATCGGAGATTGACTCCGAACCCGAGGGCGCTGGCGGCGCGGAGCCGGCAGAGCAGCCCGACGAGGACGTGGCGGCGCAGGCCGACGACGAACAGGCAACCGAAGACGTGGAAGACGAGGGACCGAACCTCGACGAAAACGTGATGGACAACCAGGAGGAGGCCGACCTCCTCATCCCCGTCGAGGACTACCTCGGCGCCGGTGTCCACATCGGTACCCAACAGAAGACGCAGGACATGGAGCGGTTCATCCACCGCGTCCGCACGGACGGACTGTACGTCCTCGACGTGTCCCAGACCGACCAGCGCATCCGGACGGCGGCGGACTTCCTCGCCAACTACAACCCGGAGCAGATTCTGGTGACGAGTTCGCGACAGTACGGTCGCTTCCCCGCCGAGAAGTTCGCGGAAGCGGTCGGTGCGCGTGCCCGGACGGGTCGGTTCATCCCCGGTACGCTCACCAACCCCAAGTACGAGGGCTACATCGAACCCGACGTGCTGGTCGTCACGGACCCCATCGGTGACGCGCAGGCCGTCAAGGAGGCCATCACGGTGGGCATCCCGGTCATCGCGATGTGCGACTCCAACAACAACACCAGTAACGTGGACCTCGTGGTCCCGACGAACAACAAGGGTCGAAAGGCGCTGTCGGTCGTCTACTGGCTACTCGCCAACGAGACGCTCGACCGCCGCGGTGCCGAACCGACGTACGGTCTCGACGACTTCGAGAGCGAGATTTAA
- the meaB gene encoding methylmalonyl Co-A mutase-associated GTPase MeaB translates to MSAESDHAELVEDLLAGEHRALARTITKIENRAPGYRDLVSRLHRHTGHAEVVGITGSPGAGKSTLVDKMANYYRERGETVGVIAVDPSSPFTGGAVLGDRIRMASNVGDMDVFFRSMSARGTLGGLSTATTDAVKALDAFGKDKILIETVGAGQNEIDIVKSADTVAVLVPPGSGDDVQMLKAGILEIGDVFVVNKADLAGADRTAQELREMIHMQNDHTAGLATGHHGAGATDADHGHDDGDDEDGWEPRIVETVAKDGEGVEELVETLADHRAYLEESGLLEGKERMRYAEEIRNLLRDDVGGLLEEEIERHGGMDDLVESVRRRETDPYSVADEILEPIEDCLED, encoded by the coding sequence ATGAGCGCGGAGTCAGACCACGCCGAACTGGTCGAGGACCTGCTGGCGGGCGAACACCGCGCGCTGGCCCGGACCATCACCAAAATCGAGAACCGCGCGCCGGGGTACCGGGACCTCGTCTCTCGACTCCACAGACACACCGGCCACGCCGAAGTCGTCGGCATCACGGGGAGTCCGGGCGCGGGCAAGTCCACGCTCGTGGACAAGATGGCCAACTACTACCGCGAGCGCGGCGAGACAGTCGGCGTCATCGCGGTGGACCCCTCCTCGCCGTTCACCGGCGGTGCGGTGCTGGGCGACCGCATCCGCATGGCGAGCAACGTCGGCGACATGGACGTGTTCTTCCGGTCGATGTCGGCCCGAGGCACCCTCGGCGGTCTCTCGACGGCGACCACGGACGCGGTGAAGGCCCTCGACGCCTTCGGCAAGGACAAGATACTCATCGAGACCGTCGGCGCGGGCCAGAACGAGATAGACATCGTGAAGTCCGCCGACACGGTGGCGGTGCTGGTCCCGCCGGGGAGCGGCGACGACGTGCAGATGCTCAAGGCCGGAATCCTCGAAATCGGCGACGTGTTCGTCGTCAACAAGGCCGACCTCGCTGGGGCCGACCGGACGGCCCAAGAACTGCGCGAGATGATTCACATGCAGAACGACCACACCGCGGGTCTCGCCACCGGCCACCACGGCGCGGGCGCGACCGACGCCGACCACGGTCACGACGACGGGGACGACGAGGACGGGTGGGAACCCCGAATCGTCGAGACGGTCGCCAAGGACGGCGAGGGCGTCGAAGAACTGGTCGAGACGCTCGCCGACCACCGGGCGTATCTGGAGGAGTCGGGACTGCTCGAAGGGAAAGAGCGGATGCGCTACGCCGAGGAGATTCGGAACCTGCTGCGCGACGACGTGGGCGGTCTGCTGGAGGAGGAAATCGAGCGTCACGGCGGTATGGACGACCTTGTCGAGAGCGTCCGGCGGCGCGAGACCGACCCCTACTCGGTCGCCGACGAGATACTCGAACCCATCGAAGACTGTCTCGAAGACTGA
- a CDS encoding cobalamin B12-binding domain-containing protein codes for MSADQEQQSIRCLVAKVGLDGHDRGAHVIARAFRDAGFEVIYSGLHNAPDEIVQAAVQEDVNVLGISILSGAHNTLVPKVIDGLKEYGAFEDTLILVGGVVPDDDKAELKEMGVAEVFGPGTPMEETIEFVRENAPKR; via the coding sequence ATGAGCGCAGACCAGGAACAGCAGTCGATTCGCTGCCTCGTCGCCAAGGTCGGACTCGACGGACACGACCGGGGTGCACACGTCATCGCCCGCGCCTTCCGCGACGCCGGGTTCGAGGTCATCTACTCGGGCCTGCACAACGCGCCCGACGAAATCGTGCAGGCGGCCGTCCAAGAGGACGTGAACGTCCTCGGCATCTCCATCCTCTCGGGGGCGCACAACACCCTCGTGCCCAAGGTCATCGACGGACTCAAAGAGTACGGCGCGTTCGAGGACACCCTCATCCTCGTCGGCGGGGTCGTGCCCGACGACGACAAGGCCGAACTCAAGGAGATGGGCGTCGCCGAGGTGTTCGGTCCCGGCACGCCGATGGAGGAGACCATCGAGTTCGTCCGCGAAAACGCTCCGAAGCGATGA
- a CDS encoding DUF420 domain-containing protein, producing MATATAKRRVKDNPRAATAVLSILGYVLVLGTFAGLIPIYPEISRSTVDLLSHAIAVVNTVALTSLLLGWRWIRRGEVRKHRAAMLTAFVMILTFLALYLVKIGGGGEKSIAVEGLVYYAYLVMLAIHIALSVIAVPVVVYAVVLGLTHTPAELRNTPHARVGRWAAGAWGLSLALGIVTYLMLNHVYGVDEYMAALVPLVLVRRR from the coding sequence ATGGCCACTGCAACCGCGAAGCGCCGGGTCAAGGATAACCCGCGGGCCGCCACCGCGGTCCTCTCGATACTCGGATACGTGCTCGTCCTCGGGACGTTCGCCGGACTCATCCCCATCTACCCGGAGATATCCCGAAGCACCGTGGACTTACTGAGCCACGCCATCGCGGTCGTCAACACCGTCGCGCTCACGTCGCTCCTGCTCGGGTGGCGCTGGATTCGCCGCGGCGAGGTCCGCAAGCACCGCGCCGCGATGCTGACCGCGTTCGTGATGATTCTGACCTTCCTCGCGCTCTATCTCGTGAAGATAGGCGGGGGCGGCGAGAAGTCAATCGCGGTCGAGGGACTGGTTTACTACGCCTACCTCGTGATGCTGGCGATACACATCGCTCTCTCGGTAATCGCCGTGCCCGTGGTCGTCTACGCCGTGGTCCTCGGACTGACCCACACGCCCGCGGAACTCCGGAACACGCCCCACGCCAGAGTCGGGCGCTGGGCGGCGGGAGCGTGGGGACTCAGCCTCGCGCTCGGCATCGTCACCTACCTGATGTTGAACCACGTCTACGGAGTCGACGAGTACATGGCCGCGCTCGTTCCCCTCGTACTCGTTCGGCGACGATGA
- a CDS encoding fructosamine kinase family protein, whose product MSDRRTEPSIRTQVADALGVGVESATELDGGEVGRVERVSLADGRTVAAKTGETPLDVEAFMLSVLADRGLPVPEVLHWSDDLLVMEYVEGDGEFTPAAERDVARHLAALHERRPRESSGEMRDAADGRFGFPRDTLTGPYRQPNSWTESWVAFFRDRRLRHFAGMAAEAGVLSPELADRIDALAADLDSWLPDSPAPSLLHGDAWANNIVVRDGRVRAFLDPASSFGHAEVELAYVDFVGSFGDAFFETYRDERGIDAGFEEGRRDVYQLVPLLEHLLYFEDDGYAAGIRQRLTELGY is encoded by the coding sequence ATGAGCGACCGGCGAACCGAACCGTCGATTCGAACGCAGGTCGCCGACGCGCTCGGGGTCGGGGTCGAATCTGCCACCGAACTCGACGGCGGCGAGGTCGGACGCGTCGAACGAGTGTCGCTCGCCGACGGCCGGACCGTGGCGGCCAAGACCGGCGAGACGCCCCTCGACGTCGAGGCGTTCATGCTCTCGGTTCTCGCCGACCGCGGCCTACCGGTTCCGGAAGTACTCCACTGGAGCGACGACCTGCTGGTGATGGAGTACGTCGAGGGCGACGGCGAGTTCACCCCGGCCGCCGAACGCGACGTGGCTCGGCACCTCGCCGCGCTCCACGAGCGACGACCGAGGGAGTCCAGCGGAGAGATGCGGGACGCCGCGGACGGTCGGTTCGGCTTTCCGCGCGACACCCTGACCGGACCGTATCGGCAACCCAACTCGTGGACCGAGTCGTGGGTGGCGTTCTTCCGGGACCGCCGTCTCCGCCACTTCGCCGGGATGGCCGCCGAAGCGGGCGTCCTCTCCCCGGAACTCGCCGACCGCATCGACGCGCTCGCCGCGGACCTCGACTCGTGGCTCCCCGATTCTCCGGCGCCCTCGTTGCTCCACGGCGACGCGTGGGCGAACAACATCGTCGTGCGCGACGGCCGCGTCCGGGCGTTCCTCGACCCGGCGTCGTCGTTCGGCCACGCGGAGGTCGAACTCGCCTACGTCGATTTCGTCGGGTCGTTCGGCGACGCTTTCTTCGAGACCTACCGCGACGAGCGCGGTATCGACGCCGGGTTCGAGGAGGGTCGCCGGGATGTGTACCAACTCGTGCCGCTACTCGAACATCTGCTCTACTTCGAAGACGACGGATACGCCGCGGGAATCCGGCAGCGACTAACCGAACTCGGCTACTGA